One Citrus sinensis cultivar Valencia sweet orange chromosome 5, DVS_A1.0, whole genome shotgun sequence genomic window, CTCTCTGTGTGATCATCAACACTTATTCTGTTTGTTAGTCATCTATATGAAAGTTTTGCAGCAAATATTTGATGTTCTGCTTGATGACTGCAAAATGTTGTTCTGATTATAGTTTATGTCCTCTCTGTTTATTGAATTTGGCAGATGTGTGTCCGTGTGACCCGGGAGTTCCTTGAGTCTGTTCAGAAGAATGTTACAGGCCAGCGTCCTGCTTGGCGAGTTGATGCTGCTGACATTAAGATACCTTGTGATTCTGTGCTTCTCATGTCTGATCATACGCTCTTCCCTCAGGGTAATTGCTCTCCAGACATCTATTTTAAATGAGAACCTTctgttaatatatatttcattttcctgTATGCACTTAGAAATATTCTGCTGCATATTTCCTTCTTCTAAGCATCACTATTAGCAAGTGAAGGAAGCCGAATATGTGATTTGACCATAGTTTGGTTAAAACATCAGACTGCCAgctaatttttcttctttcctcAGGTATTCTTGGAGAGGAGCCCTGCCTAGCTGTTGAAATAAAGGTCTGTTCCAGAAACTGTGCATTTATTCTATATCTGTTCTCACAGTGTTCTTCTATGTTGTTCTGAGGaaatatatctttttctttaaacttcataatattattttaactgatattttattacatatttGCTTCGGTATCTAGCCCAAATGTGGATTTCTCCCAATTTCAAGATTCATAGCTGAAGAAAATGCCATTAAAAGGAGCGTAACTCGTTTTCAACTGCATCAAGCCCTGAAGTTGAGCGAACAGGAGGTCATTTTCTTCCCATGACTATGTATTTGTTTTCAGTTTTAAGTTATTACAAGCTGCTCCTGTATGTAGTTGTATCACTTAAATCTTCATAAATGATGACGCTCAATGCAAGCCCCAGTCCATATCTCAATCTAACTGAAATCACATTGCAGATATCAGAGAGAAGTGAATATGATCCACTGGACCTTTTTTCTGGGTCCAAGGAAAGAATATGTAAAGCTATCAAGGCTTTGTATACCAATCCTCAGAACAATTTACGCGTATTCTTGAATGGTTCTCTCATATTTGGGAGTTTGGGCGGTGGCATGTGCGGTAATAGTTTTGCATTTGGAGAAGCATTTGAAGATGCGCTCAAGTGTACTATTAAAGCAGATAATGGCCTGCGTACGGATAGTTTTATACAGCTTGTTGCTGAGACAGTTCATCAAGCAGGAATTCTGGATCGGCTTCTTGAAGTTCAGAAGCTCGATAATTTTGACATTGAAGGTGCAATTCATGCatattataacataatttctCAGCCCTGCAGGGTATGTAGAGAATTAGATGAAGAGAAAGCATCACACCTGTGCACCTCGTTGCATTCAATTCCTATGAATGAAAGCTTGAAGATTGTGAAGGACTATTTGATAGCTGCAACTGCAAAGGATTGTAGTTTGATGATCTGTTTTAGACCAAAGAGCAATGAGTTTTCAGGATCTTACAATAGCATTTACCTAGAGTCAACGAACCAAGTTTTTGATTACAAGGTAAATGGCCCTTTACatttaagcatttcagttttattttttgttggtgGTATTGACCCCCTGAGAGATGTTTGTATCTGAATTTAAAATCCACTAATCCATCCTTTTATACTCTTTCCtctttttatgaaaaaaaaagaagaaaaaatggagCTGTTAAAGAAAGTGTTCGGAATTGAAACTTGTGCAAAATATAAGAGATTCAGTAGTTTGTGCAAAATGAACTCCTTCCTGTTTATCTGGGTTTTGCTTCATTCTACTTAGATCTGAACTTTCTCATATGGTTGTGACATCTTGTTAAATTTGCAATTTCCTAGGCATACTTCGTTGACCTGGATTTGAAACCTTTCAAGAAAATGGAGGAGCACTATGCAAAAGACAAGAAGATATCAAGCTGTTACATTCAGATGTTAAAGAGTAGGTAGTATATACCCACAAATACTGACAAAAATACACATTGAGATATTGGAAGATactttttttctgaaaaacaGCACTGGTAAGCACTGGTAGTTTGATACATGTTAATCCACAAATTGTTGTTATGATGCTTATAAGAGTATTTATGCCTACTGATAGAATTCAACTTTGTGTTTCTTACCTCTTTCTTCTCATGCAAAATTATTGTTTCCTTCGACATGTACAATAGTTATTGGCGATTTCCATTTCTCATTCCCTCTCCTTCTCTGTGGCactagaaaattttgaaacttgaATCAGTGCTAGATAAATGTATTTGATTTTAGTTTGTCCACCTTATTGGTTGGTTCTTAGCACTTTTTCAGGAGGCAAGTGAAATGGGAGATTAGCATGATTTATCCATTTTTGAGTGCAGGAGTTTGCGTTTTTAATTGTATAGGCATAGATGCGGCTTGCTGCTTTACTTATGTGCCAATTTGTTTCCTTTGGAGATTGACTCATTTTTTCAACCTCATTTCATTATGATGGGGGTTTAATGAGGAAGAAGGGTAGAAAGTGACAGGACAGAGTTTTTGGGGCCAATAAGGAAAGCAATATGCCAACTATTTGGTGCTGTTTCATCTGAATTCCATGTGGCTTATTAATTCACACAGCTAGAATTCAATTAACTGCAGTGTGGTGTAAAGTGATCAGTGAGGAGTATTGCTACCGTATGATGACCAAAATTCATGTAGTGGCCTTGCTGCTTTGGGAATACTCTTGTTGTATAGCTACGCAAACTGCTATTGGACTTCACTGTACTAAGCTACATTGTACCATCTGTATTTCTGTCTTACCTATTAAACGCAAAGCCAAAGGAGAAAAAcagagaaaggaaaataaaggCGACTTTCCGTTGTGATGTTTTAAGACTTTAAAAGTGTCAAATGATTAGACATTGAGAACAAATTTGCTTCCCGCATCATTTTTGAACTTTAAGTCAGAAGGTCCCGAAAACTAAAAGGGCCAGCGAGCAGAATTGATTGTGGTGGATTAACCAATAGAAAAGGATGGAAATCCTGGCTTTTCTTGCACATCCTGGTGATGAGGCCATTTAAAACATTTGAATTGATGGTCTCAGTTTATTGTAACACATCCCTTATATATGGAAATCCATTTTATCTACTTAGCAACTCAGTATTAAAATTTTCGATATGGCTTAGTATCTGAAGTAGAGTGCTCGACTTCCGTTTTCATGTtcagtaatatatatatatataggaattATGTTCAGTAATAGTTTAGTAATGCAGTCCATATTGTTTTTCAAACAATTATTTATGATGACGAATGTGACTAATGATAAgctgtttttcatttttgagtaaataaaacaagtttTACCTTTTAGGAACAAATTATACTGCAGCATCACTTAAAGCCCGAGAAGGATCATGCTTTTAGACTAGGGAGTTGTGGCTGATATGAAAGGCTTTGTGTACTTCATGGTTGATCAGTGTGGGTGTTTTGATCAGCCTGGTTGAACAATTGTGAGGTGTGGCCGCGACTCAGCTGTACCACTTGCTCGATAATGAGTTCCTGACTCGTTAAAGGTCTCTGTTggtgggggtgggggtggTTGGGTGCagccaaaaatgaatttaatatgTTCAGAGGTGGGGCAAATTTACTTGAATGCATGCTAGCCTAGGCACCATATATTCTTGTTTGTGAATTCTAGAATCAGTCGGCGCTTACTAATTTGACATCGTTCTAAGTGACTGTTATATGTTTAATATGGCTCCTGGTTTAGTTGAGGAAAATTTTTAGAATGCATCAGAAATGTTATGTcagttatataataaataaataatattatgatatgtgtgtatttattttgaaaaatcatcatataattagtggttatattaaatttgactACACATATCATGCGtgcatcaattaattataatacatacgaggtattttaaaatttctactAATTGAGTGtattcatttataaattctGCATTGAATGCTTGTTTGGGGTAATAGGTGATACAATCAAGAACCTTCTGACTGGCATTTACTTTGTCTGCACTTAACACTGTCACTCCATTAAGTCTTCAACCAAACTTGTACCCGGAAATGCAAGGAATAGGTTGCCcaatatttcaattaaataagcTAAGAAGTTGAAtgagataaataatttatatatagcGACTCGGACATAATCATATATTGCCTCCGCACTTTTATATGATTTTAGTAGCTGTATTTTCTGAACATAATCATGGCAAAGGTTCCACCACTACTTTGTAACTCTTATAGTTCTGATCACTTCCTGTCCATGTgatgttttgtattttgtaaatttaatgtaGTTCTGATCACTTTCCTCTCACTGACAACACTCTGCATTACTTTTACTAGTCATTTGATGCAGGAGAATTTAAATGGTCTTGAGTTCAGAGACAGTACTGATgaatctctttttctttttcttttttcttttttttctggtGCAGAAAACAATTGTGTCAGTCAAATTACTCTGCTTAAAGTGCAGGCAGAAAGTGATGAAGTTAATTGCCAAGCTAGAAGGCATAACTTCTATTGTCATTGACCCGTCAAAGAACACAGTGACGGTAATTGGTGACGCTGATCCAGTGAAGATCATTAAAAAGGTTAGAGAATTCAGGAAGTCAGCAGCAATTGAGAGTATTGGGCCCCCCaaggaagagaagaaagaagaaaagcaaggTGTACTCGTACCTGTTGCACCAAAGGCTTGTCAAAGATGTGATGTTTGGTACGTTGTTGGAGAAGATTACTACAGTTACTGTGCCATCCTGTAACTGATTGACCTATGTTTCACGACTCTCTCTGTATTGATTAGTTCTGTTCCATTTCATGCATTTCGAGCAATCTTATAAATGTTAAGCAAATATGTATGCTGTACTCTGTTGTCTTGGCTCCATTTCCTGTTAATACAAATGAATTCCTGCTAAATAAGAACGAAGGCAGCAGATGCTGTAATAAACAGCAGGTTTCTTCTCTGACTTGGATCAGCAGATGTATAATTCGTGATCTGTGAGCTGCGTCATAGTAGTGCATGAATCTAATTGCTGCCCCCGTAATTTTTATTCAGTGCGAAAACTGATACTCCTAGACTTGTGTTGTGTACGAAAACTGGTACTCCTTGACTTGTATTCTGCATTAGAAGCTGGAGCAACAATTGATAAAACTGTTAACAGATGATTTATCCTGAAACCAGATTTGAGGTCTGTGTGTTGGCACGTTCGTAAGAAATTGGCATTTTATGCAAATCGTATCACCGGACTAGTGGGGTTGCTGGGGCATACGCTATTAAGTATTTCTTCTAATTGAACTGGTAATTGCAAAGAGTGACCTTCATCATTAATGTAAAATCGCATCCTGATTTCGGACAAGTGATTAAGACGGTGGATTAATCGACGCGTCTATCGTGTTGATGAATCAATTTCATAAGAGCTCAATTGAACTTTTTAAAGGAGGAAAAAGACTTGGGAGAGGATTGAGCAGGTCACATCTTGACTTTGAGCGCGTTTTTAGACAGCTTTCCTCTCTCCACTCCAGGAATGCTATTACCATTTTTTCTCCGCCATAATAAGTTCGATCATTCAATGATGAACACATTTTATGTACATAGACACTAAGGTCATGTTTGGTTTGATTAAAAGGatggagagaaaaagagtGGAATGGAGAGGAATGGAGAAAAatagtgaaattaaattttattgtttggtttgatataaaatttgataagaaaatgaattataatttttttctttagacaaatttatcatttatcttaaatattaaactatttattttagtagTAAACTATTCATTCAAGGAG contains:
- the LOC102620706 gene encoding inositol-pentakisphosphate 2-kinase-like, which codes for MDVVLDQNDAADWIYRGEGAANLVLAYAGSSPAFVGKVLRIPKAWRNGKPEESLAQCVNGGSVFGKHEQLLWGDNQELLSSSSKETMEQMYVEKIMSPLLGPKYIDAGMCVRVTREFLESVQKNVTGQRPAWRVDAADIKIPCDSVLLMSDHTLFPQGILGEEPCLAVEIKPKCGFLPISRFIAEENAIKRSVTRFQLHQALKLSEQEISERSEYDPLDLFSGSKERICKAIKALYTNPQNNLRVFLNGSLIFGSLGGGMCGNSFAFGEAFEDALKCTIKADNGLRTDSFIQLVAETVHQAGILDRLLEVQKLDNFDIEGAIHAYYNIISQPCRVCRELDEEKASHLCTSLHSIPMNESLKIVKDYLIAATAKDCSLMICFRPKSNEFSGSYNSIYLESTNQVFDYKAYFVDLDLKPFKKMEEHYAKDKKISSCYIQMLKSR
- the LOC107176407 gene encoding heavy metal-associated isoprenylated plant protein 43-like, whose amino-acid sequence is MAKKTIVSVKLLCLKCRQKVMKLIAKLEGITSIVIDPSKNTVTVIGDADPVKIIKKVREFRKSAAIESIGPPKEEKKEEKQGVLVPVAPKACQRCDVWYVVGEDYYSYCAIL